The nucleotide window ATGTACGTAAACGGTTCATTGACCGCATAAAAATCAAGCTCAACAACAGATTCTTGTACAGCAACATCCTGTTGTGTAAAAGAAACGACACCCTTAGTTCCACACACTGAACACGTTATTTCAACTTGTTGATCTAGTTCACCCTCTACCATATTTTTTGTTTGACAGTTTGGACATATCGCGATTTTCTTCAACATATTCTTACTGCTCACAAGCTATCTTTTGATATCTTTTCTAAGACGGCTCTTGGATTCTCATAATATTGAACAATTAAAGTTGAAACTTTTTTAAATTCACGAATATTTTTCTTGTTGAGCCATTCTAATAATTTTGCACGATTTTTGATTTCTTCGGTCATCTGCTCACGAGAAACATCCTTTTCAGATCGAATCCGTTCAATAATATAGCTTTTCCCAGAATAAATGAACTTATCCTCAACCGGATCCCACCGGAACACTTCATTGGTTAAAATTTCTTTCGTTGTTGGATCAATATCAATGATCTCGATGATTTGTTTACATCGGCGTGCACGTTTATTTTTTACCCGAGAAATCACCTGGATACAGACGATGTCAAGTGCTTGAAGCATAATACGCGGGATGTTAATTGGCTTACCTTCTAACCGATGAATTAAAGACTGGGCTGAATCAGCATGAACTGTTGAATATGTTGTATGACCGGTTGCCATCGCCTGAAACAACACATACGCTTCACGACCACGAATCTCACCAACAAGAATATACTCAGGTCGTTGCCGAAGCGCCGCTTTCATAAGATCATACATATCGATTTCACCGACAACTTTATTACCAACAACCTCGCCAAAACCAGATCGAGCAACACCTGGAATCCAATTTGGATGCGGCAGATTAATCTCACGGGTTTCTTCAATTGAAACAATTTTTGAATCCTGCGGAATAAACAGAGCAATAGCATTTAACACTGATGTTTTTCCAGCAGCAGTACCACCAGCAATGAGTGCATTGATCCCATTTTCAACGGCAAGCCACAGGTAGGCAACCATTTCAGAAGACATGGTATTGAACTCAATGAGATCCGGAGGTGAAAATGGATCTTCTTTGAATTTCCGAATCGTAAACGTAGATCCTTTGCTGGTTACCTCAGTACTCAAGGTCATTTGAATACGAGAACCATCAGGCATGGTTGCATCAAGCATCGGCTCAGCAATTGAAATATGCTTGCCACACTTCTGAGCAAGTTTAATAACAAATGCAGATAATTCCTCTTCACTGTCAAATTGAACGTTACTTTTCAATGAACCATATCGTCGATGATATAAAAAAATTGGTATCTGTGCACCATCACACGAAATATCTTCAATATTTGGATCTTTCATGAGATTTTCAAGACGATCTAAACCAAGGAATTGTTTTTCTAAAAAGTAGATGATCTTCTTTTTTGACTGTTCATTGATGGATAGTTGATAATCATTAATGATGAAATCAATTTTTTCATGTAAATATTTTTTTTCTCCTTTTGCTTCAATTTCAAAAGGCTCTATCGATGTCCGTTGTAATGTTTCTTTAATAAAATTCATAAAATCTATTTCTTCTTGGGTTAACTCAACTTCAACGATGAAATATCGCTTATCCAGGGTTTCTTTTTCACGGATAAGTTCAACATAACAAAAAGGTTCAGAGATTGGATAGAAATCAAGTTCATCCCATGACCCTTCTCGATAGCCATATTTCAGTAATGTTGAATGTTTTAATTGTTGCGCAACATCAGTATAGCGAACAAGACCGTCTGGTTGAAGCTCATCGATCTTAACATGCTGCTGTTTTTCAATTGAACTTGGCGAAATCGGTGTCTTTTCAGCAAATTCTTCGTCAACCTGTGTCCCCCGCAACAACCATTGATCAATCTGTTGAGTTGGTACCTTTGAAGTATCAGATTCCTCATCTGGATCATATGCTCCCTCAGGAATAATGCTTGTTGAAGAAGTCATTTCTTTTTTTCGTTCTTTATATTTCTCAACTTCTTGACCTTTTTGTTCTACTTCTTTTTGCAGCTCAATATTCTGATGCTTATCTTTTTTCGATGTATCCTGACGCACCTGAGGAGGTTTTTTTTCAGGACCAGAAGTATCGTAGTTGACAGTATCGTCAGTTTTATTCAAAACGCTGTCTCCGCTTTGGTTCAATTGAGGAGAAGTTTGTATACGCTCGTTTTGAGCTGGACCTCTGTATTTTTCGACCGCATGATCTATTTTTTCTTGTTTTTTAAAAATTTTAGCCTCCCGAATCTTTTGATCAAGCCATTTTCGTTCTTCACTGCTCCCGCCAATAATCCCGAAAGTAGTATCTGATGCATGAGATTGAGCTTCAGGCTGATTTGCTACGTTATCGTAACCATTTTTGTGTTTTAATGGCAAAGATGATGTTTGGAGATTATTGTCAGATTCCGAAGAAGGCATATCTTTTTGACGTTTGAAACCGATACGTTTTTTGGTTTTAATGTGGGTCGGTTTATCTGTTGTTCTTTGAATCTCATCAGTATATTGGGTGATTGAAGTATGGTCGTTGTTTTTTTTCTTTTTGTTCTTTTTTTCTTTTACGAAAAAAACCGCTGATTCTTTTTTCTTTTGCAATTTTTCTATCTTTTTTCTCTTTTTTTCTTCTTGTTTTTGCTGTTTTTGAAGTAATTTTTTTTGTTTTTTTTCTTCACGACGTTGTATCTTTGCTTCTTTGCGCTTGTTTTTTTCTTGTTTTTGTTGGGTTTGAGTAGGAGTCATTGATTGTCTTCGAACAGATGACTCTTTCTGTTTAATAAAAAACGCACCTGATCGTCCAGAAGGAAAATACGATAGTTTTTGAGGAACTTGTTGTTCATTATTTTCAGATTTCAGTATTGAACTCATGAATATTTTATGTACTGGGGTCCTCAAGGGTTGTGTTCTTTTTTCAACTAATATTCTATCAACTCGTTCTTCAATCGTCTCTGGATGATAATCTGAAGAAGAGAAAGAAGGGATTTTAGATCGAGCTATATCCTCGCTCATTGCATCCCTCCTTTCTTCACACATTCCACGTTTGCATCCCATCCCATTTAATTATCTTTACTAATAGTCTAATAGTACTCTACATCAAACTACCTGGAGTAATTCATAGTTCTTGCATAGATGCATCTCATCAACGCTTTTTGATATCGCTTAACCATATTTATACCTTTCTTTATTTTTCGGAAAAATACTCGAAGTACACCGTATGTATTAACAGAAGAAAAATAGCCTAGAGAGAGACCTTGAAGGAATTCGACCGGATACACCGCACAAACCGCCTCTTCAAAGACTCATACTCGAAAGGACGAAACAAGACATCAAACGTCTCACTCGCCTCTCTAAGCATGATACATTGTGTCAGTAATACTATATAAATGTATGTTGGCAAAAAGTCATGGCGAAAAAAATTCAATGATTATTTATTTGTTTTTTCTTGAATCATATGTGAAACTAAAAAGATACAATCACAATCATGACAACAACATTCGTGAGCTTGTAGTTGTTTGCCGTACTCCCCACGAAGCGCCATTATCTTTTCACTACCGCACTGTGGACATAAAACTTTTTCCATATCTAATAACTCCGAAAAAATTCTACACCTCGTTAGACTAAATAAAAAAAAGACATAAAAATATATCGAATGCAAAAATTCGTGATGAAAAAATATAAACCATGAATTCATATTTCAATACTTTGTGATCAAAAAAACGATTTCTGTTCTCGTTATGTTCTTGTTTTACTGTTCAAGTATACACTCAAATGGATCATGTCAACAAGCCGACCAGCACCCTTCTTTACAAATTGTAAGTCCATCGATAGTCAACGAAAGCGAACACTTTTACATACAAATACTACTTAATATGACACCTCTTGCTAATGCAACAGTTATTTTCAATCAGCACACAAAATATACCAACAGCACAGGATATACGTCGTTTAACGCCCCGAGAGTATTACCAAATGGTATCGCTACGTATCAGATAATAGCGTATACCAGTCGCCTCTCACCAGTATACAAAAATATTTCAATTCTCAACCGACCTCAGCTTTTTGCACTGCTCGAAAGGACCGTAATTCAAGCAAAAAAACCATTTCTTATTACAATTATCGATGACGAAGGCCGTTTAATAGAAGATGCAACAATATCATTTAATAATAAACAAATGAGAACTGACAAAAATGGTTCAATCATACTACTAGCTCCTAACGTAAATAAAAGTAAACTTTTTAATATAACTCTTGAAAAAAATGGCTATATTAATAACACGATACTTATCATTGTTTCACCATTTGGAAGTTCTGAAAATGTTGTAGGTTTGTACGTAAGCATTGGAATTTTTCTTATGCTCTCCATACTATCAAGTGTTCTTCTGATCCAACGATATTTGAAGAAAAAAAAGATAAATCGCAGAAAGTAAAAGTATGTTCTATGTCAACATGTATTGAAAAAAATTTAAATAAAACTATTTGATGTCACCCACTCTATACGGAGAAGAGGAGAGGAAACCCCCTTAAACTATTAAACTACTACTTTTTAACTCTTCATATGATTCCTCTCCCTTCAAACAATTCCAACAATAAAAAAAGACTTTAATAGGTACCATACATATGCATCGTTCTATGAAACCGATTCTCCAAGTAGCACTGGACCTGATTAACGCTGATCGTGCACTCAAGATCGCCTATGAAAGTATTGAAGGCGGAGCAGACTGGATAGAAATAGGAACGCCGTTAATCAAAAGCGAAGGGATGAACATCATTCGAATCATGCGAGAAAAATATCCAACAAAAACAATAATAGCAGACATGAAAACAATGGATACCGGATCTCTTGAAACAGAAATGGCAGCAAAAGCAGGAGCAGACATTATCTGCATTCTCGGAGCAGCTGACAACAGTACGATTATCGATGCAGTGCAATCTGCACGAAAATACGGCATCCAAATAATGATTGACCTCATAAATGTCCCTGATCCAGTGAAGAGAGCACGAGAACTCGAAAAACTTGGAATTCATTACCTCTGTATTCATACTGGTATTGACGAACAAATGAAAGGAAAAAAACCGTTTCAAGTGCTTGAGAAACTTGTAACAAAAACAAATCTCCCCATAGCGGTTGCCGGAGGACTGAATAGTGAAACAGCACCAAAGGCAATACAAAAAGGTGCACAAATCATTATCATCGGTGGTGCAATTACAAAAGCGCATAATATACGAAAGGCAACACAACAGATTAAAAAAGCAATAATAACACAAAAACCGATTCCAACAGAACTGTATAAAAAATATGACAAAAATCAGATACGAGATGCCTTTTCCAAGACAAGTACCTCAAATATTTCAGATGCTATGCACAAACAAGGTGCTCTTATCGGTATTCGACCAATTCGTTGTGGATTTCACCTTGTGGGACAAGCATTAACTGTGAAAACGATTGATGGGGACTGGGCAAAACCTATTGAAGCAATTGATAAAGCAGAACCTGGAAACGTCCTTGTAATTGATGTCAACAGAGGAACCACAGCCATCTGGGGGGAACTGGCAACCTGGAGCGCACAACAAAAAAAATTAGCTGGCGTAGTTATTGATGGAACAGTTCGAGACCTTGAAGATCTTCTGAAATTAAACTTTCCTATCTTTACTCGATATATAGCACCACATGCAGGAGAACCAAAAGGATTTGGAGAGATCGGTGCTGAAATTATCTGCGGCGGTCAGAAAATACGGACTGGAGATTGGATTATTGGCGATGACTCAGGAGTTGTCGTTGTCCCGCAAGAAATCGCCCATGAAATTTGCAACCGAGCTTTAGATATCAGAGAACAAGAAAATAGAATACGGCAGGAAATCAAACAAGGTGGATCACTCGGTAGTGTTCTAAAACTTAAAAAATGGGAGAAAAAAATTGGATGACCCATGTTGTTTTCTTTCAAGATATCGAAAAACTATCAAAGGCACTTACTTTTTTTCATGTTCCTACCTATGAACATCAAACTATTCCAGTTAAACTTCACATGGGAGAAATCAACAATAAAAATTATCCACAACCAGAGTTTGTCCGGAAAGTAGTCACTCTGCTGAAGAACATGAACGCACATCCATTTCTTCTTGATACTACTGTTGCTTATCCCGGTTTACGCAGTACAAAAAAGGGATATCAAAAACTTGCATCTCTGCATGGTTTTACTGAAAAAAAAATCGGATGTCCAGTAATCATTGATACAGTAGGTATATCTACAAAAATAAATGAGTATTGTTTTAATGTGGCAGTTCATCTTGCTGAAGCATCTCATATTTTTTCAATTGCTCATGTGAAAGGACACATCCAGACGGGCATGGGCGGAGCAATTAAAAATTTTGGTATGGGTGGTGTAACAAGGCAGACCAAAATGATGATGCATCACGCAAGTCGACCAAAATATATTCAAACGAATTGTACCTTTTGTGCCGAATGTGAAAAAAATTGTATCTATAACGCAATAAAGGTCGATCAGAAAAACTGGAAATACAACAAACGAAAATGCTTTGGATGCGGAGTATGCGTTGATCATTGTACAACTCAAGCACTACACTATCAGAAAGCAGATCTACAATTTCTTATCGCATGCGCAGCCTATGCGTGTGTTCATGGAAAAAAAGTTCTCTATCTCAATGAACTAAAACGTATCGCGCAAAGCTGTGACTGCGATCCCTTTCCAGGACCATTCATTTGTCCAGATATTGGTTATCTCCTTTCTGACGATCCTGTTGCAATCGATAAAGCCTCCCTCGATCTTATTCATGCACAAAAAAAAGATATTTTTCAAAAAATCAATAACGTCAATCCATACAAACAGATCGAGTTCGGATTCAAACTCGGCCTTGGTAACCCAACGTACGAAATGATTACGATCTGAATCAATTCGAAAAACATATATGTTAGTTTTCTTTGAAGGGGCTGACGTATAGAAGGTATATCGTATGATAGAAACACCACAAAATCAAACGAAACCGAATCAACCAACAGAACCTAAAATTATGAACCGTTGGATCATCGTTTTCGGTGGTATTTTAATCCAACTTGCCTTAGGGGCAATCTATGCCTGGTCAGCATTTACCACACCACTCCAAGGAACGAGCGGTAATCTCAGCGAATATGCATTCACAAAAACAGAAACACAAGCAATCTTCAGCGTTGGTCTTCTATTCTTCGCACTTTTCACTATCATCGGTGGAAGGTTACAAATAAAATATGGCCCCATGAAGGTAGCACTCCTCGGAGGCATCCTCCTTGGATCTGGATATATCCTAGCAAGTCTTGTTGGAGCGAATTTCATCGGTAAACTGATTTGTATTGGAATGATTGCAGGAGCAGGAATTGGATTGGCGTATGTCGTCCCAATTGCAACAGGAGTGAAATGGTTCCCCGATAAGAAAGGACTTGTTAGTGGACTCGCCGTAGCAGGATTTGGCTTTGGAGCATTTATCTGGATTCTTCTTGCAAACCCACCAAGTATTCTTGGATTTTCCGGATTAATCACCAAGCAAATCGGGCAATATACATATACTGTTACAAATGTTGACATGGCATTTCGAATCTATGGCATCGCATTTCTCGTCCTGGTGATTCTCGGATCGCTGGTAATGAAAAATCCACCAGCTGGATGGAAGCCACAAGGATGGAATCCACCACAACAAACAGCACAACAAAAAACAACATTAAATCTGAAACCAAGAGAAATGCTCAAAAATAAACAATTCTATATTTTATGGTTGATGTTCTGCATTGGTGCACTTGCAGGACTCATGGTTATCGGTAATGTCCAAAACTTCGCAAAAAGCCCAACCGACGGTTTTACAGCCCATAATTTCACCATGCAGGAAGCAACTGATTTTGCTGTGATCGGAGCAGCAGTATGCCTTCCAATATTCAACGGAATTGGACGAATCGTGTGGGGACAACTGTCTGATAAAATTGGACGGCGAAAAACATTCATCATTATGTTTCTTTTCCAAGCAGGCATGATGACCATCTTTTTGTATACAACAGAAAACCCTTATTTCTTTTTCATAGCTGCAGCCATAATTGGTTTTAATTTTGGAGCGAATTTTGCATTATTTCCCGCCGCAACTGCTGATTCCTTTGGAT belongs to Candidatus Thermoplasmatota archaeon and includes:
- a CDS encoding type II/IV secretion system ATPase subunit, with product MSEDIARSKIPSFSSSDYHPETIEERVDRILVEKRTQPLRTPVHKIFMSSILKSENNEQQVPQKLSYFPSGRSGAFFIKQKESSVRRQSMTPTQTQQKQEKNKRKEAKIQRREEKKQKKLLQKQQKQEEKKRKKIEKLQKKKESAVFFVKEKKNKKKKNNDHTSITQYTDEIQRTTDKPTHIKTKKRIGFKRQKDMPSSESDNNLQTSSLPLKHKNGYDNVANQPEAQSHASDTTFGIIGGSSEERKWLDQKIREAKIFKKQEKIDHAVEKYRGPAQNERIQTSPQLNQSGDSVLNKTDDTVNYDTSGPEKKPPQVRQDTSKKDKHQNIELQKEVEQKGQEVEKYKERKKEMTSSTSIIPEGAYDPDEESDTSKVPTQQIDQWLLRGTQVDEEFAEKTPISPSSIEKQQHVKIDELQPDGLVRYTDVAQQLKHSTLLKYGYREGSWDELDFYPISEPFCYVELIREKETLDKRYFIVEVELTQEEIDFMNFIKETLQRTSIEPFEIEAKGEKKYLHEKIDFIINDYQLSINEQSKKKIIYFLEKQFLGLDRLENLMKDPNIEDISCDGAQIPIFLYHRRYGSLKSNVQFDSEEELSAFVIKLAQKCGKHISIAEPMLDATMPDGSRIQMTLSTEVTSKGSTFTIRKFKEDPFSPPDLIEFNTMSSEMVAYLWLAVENGINALIAGGTAAGKTSVLNAIALFIPQDSKIVSIEETREINLPHPNWIPGVARSGFGEVVGNKVVGEIDMYDLMKAALRQRPEYILVGEIRGREAYVLFQAMATGHTTYSTVHADSAQSLIHRLEGKPINIPRIMLQALDIVCIQVISRVKNKRARRCKQIIEIIDIDPTTKEILTNEVFRWDPVEDKFIYSGKSYIIERIRSEKDVSREQMTEEIKNRAKLLEWLNKKNIREFKKVSTLIVQYYENPRAVLEKISKDSL
- the hxlA gene encoding 3-hexulose-6-phosphate synthase, which translates into the protein MKPILQVALDLINADRALKIAYESIEGGADWIEIGTPLIKSEGMNIIRIMREKYPTKTIIADMKTMDTGSLETEMAAKAGADIICILGAADNSTIIDAVQSARKYGIQIMIDLINVPDPVKRARELEKLGIHYLCIHTGIDEQMKGKKPFQVLEKLVTKTNLPIAVAGGLNSETAPKAIQKGAQIIIIGGAITKAHNIRKATQQIKKAIITQKPIPTELYKKYDKNQIRDAFSKTSTSNISDAMHKQGALIGIRPIRCGFHLVGQALTVKTIDGDWAKPIEAIDKAEPGNVLVIDVNRGTTAIWGELATWSAQQKKLAGVVIDGTVRDLEDLLKLNFPIFTRYIAPHAGEPKGFGEIGAEIICGGQKIRTGDWIIGDDSGVVVVPQEIAHEICNRALDIREQENRIRQEIKQGGSLGSVLKLKKWEKKIG
- a CDS encoding DUF362 domain-containing protein, which translates into the protein MTHVVFFQDIEKLSKALTFFHVPTYEHQTIPVKLHMGEINNKNYPQPEFVRKVVTLLKNMNAHPFLLDTTVAYPGLRSTKKGYQKLASLHGFTEKKIGCPVIIDTVGISTKINEYCFNVAVHLAEASHIFSIAHVKGHIQTGMGGAIKNFGMGGVTRQTKMMMHHASRPKYIQTNCTFCAECEKNCIYNAIKVDQKNWKYNKRKCFGCGVCVDHCTTQALHYQKADLQFLIACAAYACVHGKKVLYLNELKRIAQSCDCDPFPGPFICPDIGYLLSDDPVAIDKASLDLIHAQKKDIFQKINNVNPYKQIEFGFKLGLGNPTYEMITI
- a CDS encoding OFA family MFS transporter gives rise to the protein MIETPQNQTKPNQPTEPKIMNRWIIVFGGILIQLALGAIYAWSAFTTPLQGTSGNLSEYAFTKTETQAIFSVGLLFFALFTIIGGRLQIKYGPMKVALLGGILLGSGYILASLVGANFIGKLICIGMIAGAGIGLAYVVPIATGVKWFPDKKGLVSGLAVAGFGFGAFIWILLANPPSILGFSGLITKQIGQYTYTVTNVDMAFRIYGIAFLVLVILGSLVMKNPPAGWKPQGWNPPQQTAQQKTTLNLKPREMLKNKQFYILWLMFCIGALAGLMVIGNVQNFAKSPTDGFTAHNFTMQEATDFAVIGAAVCLPIFNGIGRIVWGQLSDKIGRRKTFIIMFLFQAGMMTIFLYTTENPYFFFIAAAIIGFNFGANFALFPAATADSFGSENLSINYGFIFTSYGVGGIVGPILAGMVQDANMSFLYAFIPAAILCLIAACLALIYKENASPGTKKTS